Below is a window of Gemmatimonadota bacterium DNA.
GAAGCGTTTCGGTTGGCGTCCCGTTCAGGCGTCCTGTTTATTGGAAACACCCGTAAAATCGTCTTGACAGATAAACAAAGCCAGTATATTATTCAAGTCGAATTTCAGCAAGACAAAGTCCGGATTCATTCCCCGGAATGGCATCCGGCAGCAGGAAGCGCATCCGCGGTCGGTCGGCTTTCCGGTCCTGGCCTTCGGATCGCCCTATCAGCGTCAGTACCCCGCCACACTTAGGTCTATCATTCCTGAAGCCGTTTGATTCGCGTGCGATAGCGCCAGCATATTGTAAAGATGGTTCCGCTTGAGAGAGGCAGGAATTTGTGAAAGTCAGAGAAATCAAACACGGGGACGTCACGGTGCTGGAACTGAGCGGCCGCATGGCCGAGGGAAGAGACACCGACGCCTTGAGCGAACGCATCAACCGGCTGGCCGACCAGGGTTCCAGGAAAATCATCTTCGATCTGAGCAAAGTGTACTGGATCGACAGTTCGGGGCTGGGACTGCTCATTCGTGCCTATACCCGCATGCAGAAGGTGGGAGGCGATCTGAAGCTCGCAAGCGTGACGCGCAGCGTCAGCAGCCTCCTGCAGATGACCAAGCTGACGACCGTTTTCGCCGTCCACGATACGCTGGAAGGCGCCATCGAGGCTTTCGGAACCTGAACCGGGCGGACTGATACCTGACATGGCTGATCAGCACCCGGGCCTCGTCCAGACCCACGGAAGCCGGACCGCCGAACTCGTGGCGGTAAGCCGCGCCCGGCACCTCCTCCGGCACAAGCCGCCCTACATCTTCCACGATCCCTTCGCGTTCCGGTTTCTGAGCAAACGGTGGAAACGGATCATAGGATACAGGTTGATCGACGCCTTCGTATCCAAAATCGCGTTGCGAAGGCTCATGCCGATCACCACCCAGCCGCTGACCAGGGCCCGCTTTACCGAGGACTGCCTGCTCGCGGCGATCGAAGACGGCGTGGACCAGTACGTCATACTCGGTTCCGGTTACGATACCTTCGCCCTGCGTCATCCCCGGCTCGACGTGACCGTCTACGAAATCGATCTCGCTTCCACGATCGCCCTGAAACGGGAGCGGGCCGGGGCCGCCGGACTGGCGTTGCCGGACAGTCTGCGGCTGATCCCCATCGATTTCGAGAAAGACGACCTGGCGGACCGGCTGACCGCCCATGGATTCGACCCGGAGAAACGTTCCTTCTTCAACTGGCTGGGCGTGACCTACTACCTGTCCCGGGACGCGATTCAGGACACGATGAATAAAGTGGCCGGGATAACCTGCCCCGGTTCGGAGATCGTCTTCGACTACCTCGCCGAGACGAACAGCATTCCGGAGGAAGAACGTCCCCGGGCCCTGAGTATGAAGAACTATGTAGGGAAGCTGGGAGAACCCATGATCACGTCATTCGACCCGGCCAGGGTGGTAACCGACTTCGACGTTGGTGGCAAATGGAAGGTCGTCCGCAACGATTCACCGGCCGACCAGCAGAAACGGTACGTGGATGGGCGCAGCGACGTGTACGCCCTGCCGCCCCTATTCTGGTGCCTGCATCTGAGAAGGCGAGGCTGAAGAACCGTTAACGGATTTAAGTATTTACTCCGTGTATTGTGATATTTCGCAACATATGTATAAGTCCTTAAAATACCTTGACATAATGGGTTTTTTGACATATACTAACTGCCCAATTCCTGAACATTTGAAATTCCAAAAATCATAAAAAGCTCATAGATACAGGCGGCCTCTCATGTACACATCGAACAGGCGTTCAATTGTCTTGATGGTGTTCGGCTGGCTCTGCCTGGCCGGGATGCCATGCTCAACCGTGCTTGCCGACCAACAGGAAGACGCGTTGCCGGATTCCCTCTTCCTGCTGCCCGTGCTGGAAGCGGAAGCGATCGTCGTTACCGGAACAGCGGTCCGGGAATCCCCGATCGAACTCCCCTATGCCGTCGCCCGCATCGACCGTGCGTCGCTGGCCGAACAGGGATCGCCGTCCATGGTCGACCTGTTCAAGAACCTGAGCGCGAGCAGTGGCGTCATCGGCGAGGCCAACAGCTGGTACAACGCGCAGTCGGGAGACATCCCGGAAACCGTGGCGAACATCAACCTGCGCGGCCTCGGCGCTTCGCGCAGCCTGGTGCTGCTCAACGGCCGGCGTCAGACCTACGTGCCCGGCCGGCTCGTGGGGGGCCGGTTCGTCGACGTGAACGCCTTCCCGTCCATCTCCATCGAACGGATGGATATCCTCAAGGAAGGCGCGGGGGCAGTCTACGGATCGGATGCGATCGCGGGCGTCGCCAACTTCATCACGCGCGGCAGTTTCGAAGGTTTCGAGCTGGATGTATCCTATGACTATTTCGATGCTGGCGGAGACGCGATGCTCGGCGGTATCTGGGGCGGCAAAGTGGGCGATTCCAACCTGGTGATTTCCCTGGAACACAAGCGCCGCGGTAACCTGCGCGCCGAAGAGCGGGATTGGGCGCTGCGTCCCTTTCCGAACTACGGATGGGGCTGGTCATGGTACGGCAATCCCGGCGCGTTCATCATACCGGACGGACTGCAGACGGATGAAAGCATCCTGGCCGGGGAGCCACGATTCGTAGATCCAGGTTGTACAGGTCTGGGTGGGTACCAGGTAGGCGCCAGCACGTGCCGGTTCCGCTACCAGCCCTGGGACAGCATCATTGAAAAACTCCAACACACCCGGGGATTCGCCGAATTGAACGGCTCGTTCGGCGAGACGGACTATCACCTGGAAGCGCTCTACCACGACGCCCGGGTACCCGAATGGGAAACCACGCCTTCCTTTCCTCCCATCGCGTTTTATGACGGTGTACAGCAGGTGCGCGCCGACCATCCCGGCCGGGTTGCCTTTGTGGAGCAAAAC
It encodes the following:
- a CDS encoding STAS domain-containing protein, which translates into the protein MKVREIKHGDVTVLELSGRMAEGRDTDALSERINRLADQGSRKIIFDLSKVYWIDSSGLGLLIRAYTRMQKVGGDLKLASVTRSVSSLLQMTKLTTVFAVHDTLEGAIEAFGT
- a CDS encoding class I SAM-dependent methyltransferase gives rise to the protein MADQHPGLVQTHGSRTAELVAVSRARHLLRHKPPYIFHDPFAFRFLSKRWKRIIGYRLIDAFVSKIALRRLMPITTQPLTRARFTEDCLLAAIEDGVDQYVILGSGYDTFALRHPRLDVTVYEIDLASTIALKRERAGAAGLALPDSLRLIPIDFEKDDLADRLTAHGFDPEKRSFFNWLGVTYYLSRDAIQDTMNKVAGITCPGSEIVFDYLAETNSIPEEERPRALSMKNYVGKLGEPMITSFDPARVVTDFDVGGKWKVVRNDSPADQQKRYVDGRSDVYALPPLFWCLHLRRRG